In Fusobacterium massiliense, a single window of DNA contains:
- the smc gene encoding chromosome segregation protein SMC: MYLKAVEINGFKSFGEKVYIEFNRGITAIVGPNGSGKSNILDAVLWVLGEQSYKNIRAKESQDVIFSGGKDKKPANKAEVSLIIENSDRYLDFDEDIVKITRRIHITGENEYLINDSRSKLKDIGALFLDTGIGKTAYSVIGQGKVERIINSSPKEIKNIIEEAAGIKKLQFNRIETQKNLANIEINLDKVEFILNETRENKNKIEKQAEIAEQYLNLKSELNSLSKGIATTELFVKENTFSELEIKISDKNKELTENQNDLNKTLDRLENIYTEKEDIKQEKERIDAKNRELKDFISGLEKEQAVAKTEISNYEKSKNIKEQEKISLNEKIKKLNEEKEEHILNKEKIQKIIKDLEEENTLYDTEISKLEKEEQEKKDLNENRNSKIRDLELDKQRASQDIENNEKNLKNYQSQIENSDIELEELNKKKEELNKKLENKNKDLEVKISEVAKIEERSDFLAEQLSELGRNINKISSVCQEFSYQEKNASGKLEALKRLDENNEGLFKGVKEVLAANISGVYGVLVSLIDFDSKFEKAIEAAASGNLQDIVVENKEVAKKGIAILNEKKVGRASFLALDTIKVNKKNFNNTGISGVYGLASSIVRADNKYADVIDFVFGNILIVENIDVATEILSKNQFWGNIVTLTGELLSSRGRITGGENQKSTINLIFERKKEIRELEEKVLNLKKEIEKNTQKREELAIKLEKYENEYDESDTLKENCENQRDILKSEIKDLELEFKNIEKDIHRTEFNKTEAERYKTDYTNKISSYSTSIEMFQSHIDTLIKERDEDDKSLKDIIAKKEEFHKLYSEKRIIYLNNKDKLDQWDIQNNRLLERENEYYEENKKNERELSDCVNSILELEDRETELASQIEEMNQKYNNENKDIEILTHKAKDLDDEERDLSRKKSSLETKVLHLDNEYKQLIEAKRKVDEEIENLKLKLEELIDIIEEKVEVENLKQKKDKLKNLEGKYNNFGSVNIDAIQEFKELNERYDFLATERDDIMKSKKQVLDLIQEIDERIHNDFYATYEQISENFYKMCDETLRNTEGRLNIINAEDFENCGIEIFVKFKNKKKQPLSLLSGGEKSMVAIAFIMAIFMYKPSPFTFLDEIEAALDEKNTRNLLAKLRDFTDKSQFILITHNKETMKESDSMFGVTMNKEIGISKIVSPDRIRKIMNEIKTE, encoded by the coding sequence ATGTATCTAAAAGCTGTTGAAATAAATGGATTTAAATCTTTTGGAGAAAAAGTATATATAGAATTTAATAGAGGTATAACAGCAATAGTTGGTCCAAATGGTAGTGGTAAATCCAATATTTTAGATGCTGTTTTATGGGTGTTGGGGGAACAGTCATACAAAAACATAAGAGCAAAAGAAAGCCAAGATGTTATTTTCTCAGGGGGAAAAGATAAAAAACCTGCTAATAAAGCAGAAGTATCTTTGATTATAGAAAATAGTGACAGATATTTAGATTTTGATGAAGATATTGTTAAAATTACAAGAAGAATACATATAACAGGAGAAAACGAGTATTTAATAAATGATAGTAGAAGCAAACTAAAAGATATAGGTGCTTTATTTTTAGATACTGGAATAGGAAAAACAGCTTATTCTGTTATAGGGCAAGGAAAGGTTGAGAGAATAATAAATTCATCTCCCAAAGAAATTAAGAATATAATAGAAGAAGCAGCAGGGATAAAAAAATTACAATTTAATAGAATAGAAACTCAAAAAAATCTAGCTAATATTGAAATAAATTTAGATAAAGTTGAGTTTATTCTGAATGAAACAAGAGAAAACAAAAATAAGATTGAAAAACAAGCAGAAATTGCAGAGCAATATTTAAATTTAAAAAGCGAGTTAAACTCTTTATCAAAAGGAATAGCTACAACTGAACTTTTTGTTAAGGAAAATACTTTTTCTGAACTTGAAATAAAAATTAGTGATAAAAATAAAGAGTTGACAGAAAATCAAAATGATTTAAATAAAACATTAGATAGATTAGAAAATATTTACACTGAAAAGGAAGATATAAAACAAGAAAAAGAAAGAATTGATGCTAAGAATAGAGAGCTTAAAGATTTTATTTCTGGCTTAGAAAAAGAACAAGCAGTTGCAAAAACAGAAATATCTAATTATGAAAAGTCAAAAAATATAAAAGAACAAGAAAAAATTTCTTTAAATGAAAAAATTAAAAAATTAAATGAAGAAAAAGAAGAGCATATTCTTAATAAAGAGAAAATTCAAAAAATTATTAAAGATTTAGAAGAGGAAAATACTCTGTACGACACAGAAATTTCTAAATTAGAGAAAGAGGAACAAGAGAAAAAAGACTTAAATGAAAATAGAAACTCTAAGATTAGAGATTTGGAGCTTGACAAACAAAGAGCAAGTCAAGATATTGAAAATAATGAGAAAAATTTAAAAAACTATCAAAGTCAAATAGAAAATTCTGATATCGAATTAGAAGAATTAAATAAGAAAAAAGAAGAATTAAACAAAAAGCTAGAAAATAAGAACAAAGACTTGGAAGTAAAAATATCCGAAGTAGCTAAAATTGAAGAAAGAAGTGATTTTTTAGCAGAACAATTGAGTGAATTAGGAAGAAATATAAATAAAATTTCAAGTGTATGTCAAGAATTCTCATATCAAGAAAAAAATGCAAGTGGTAAGCTGGAAGCATTGAAGAGACTAGATGAAAACAATGAAGGTTTATTTAAAGGAGTTAAAGAAGTTTTAGCAGCTAATATTTCTGGAGTTTATGGGGTACTTGTTTCACTTATTGATTTTGACAGTAAATTTGAAAAAGCAATAGAAGCAGCAGCAAGTGGAAATTTACAAGATATAGTTGTTGAAAATAAAGAAGTTGCTAAAAAAGGTATAGCTATACTTAATGAAAAAAAAGTTGGTAGAGCTTCATTCTTAGCATTAGATACTATAAAAGTAAATAAGAAAAATTTTAATAATACAGGTATATCTGGAGTGTATGGACTAGCTAGTAGTATAGTCAGGGCTGATAATAAATATGCTGATGTTATTGATTTTGTTTTTGGAAATATACTAATTGTTGAAAATATAGATGTAGCAACAGAAATTTTATCAAAAAATCAATTTTGGGGAAATATTGTGACCTTAACAGGAGAGCTTTTGAGTTCAAGAGGTAGAATTACTGGAGGAGAAAATCAAAAATCTACAATTAATCTTATATTTGAAAGAAAAAAAGAAATAAGAGAGCTTGAAGAAAAAGTATTGAATTTAAAAAAAGAGATAGAAAAAAATACTCAGAAAAGAGAAGAACTTGCTATAAAATTAGAAAAATATGAAAATGAGTATGATGAAAGTGATACATTAAAAGAAAATTGTGAAAATCAGAGAGATATTTTAAAGTCTGAAATAAAAGACTTAGAACTTGAGTTTAAAAATATTGAAAAAGATATTCATAGAACAGAATTTAATAAAACAGAAGCTGAGAGATACAAAACAGATTATACAAATAAAATATCATCTTATAGCACGAGTATAGAAATGTTTCAAAGTCATATTGATACTCTTATAAAAGAAAGAGATGAAGATGATAAATCCTTGAAAGATATTATAGCAAAAAAAGAAGAATTTCATAAGTTATATTCTGAGAAAAGAATTATCTATCTAAATAATAAAGATAAATTAGACCAATGGGATATCCAAAATAATAGATTATTAGAGAGAGAAAATGAGTATTACGAAGAAAATAAAAAGAATGAAAGAGAGCTTTCAGACTGTGTTAATTCTATTTTGGAGTTAGAAGATAGGGAAACTGAACTTGCTAGTCAAATAGAAGAGATGAATCAAAAATATAATAATGAAAATAAAGATATTGAGATACTAACACATAAAGCAAAAGACTTAGATGATGAAGAAAGAGATTTAAGCAGAAAAAAATCTTCATTGGAAACAAAAGTTTTACACTTAGATAATGAGTACAAGCAACTTATTGAAGCTAAAAGAAAAGTTGATGAAGAAATAGAAAATTTAAAACTTAAATTAGAAGAGCTTATTGATATTATTGAAGAGAAAGTTGAAGTTGAAAATTTAAAACAAAAAAAGGATAAGCTAAAAAATCTTGAAGGAAAGTATAATAATTTTGGCTCTGTAAACATTGATGCTATACAAGAATTTAAAGAATTAAATGAAAGATATGATTTTCTTGCTACTGAAAGAGATGATATTATGAAGTCTAAAAAACAAGTTCTTGATTTAATTCAAGAAATTGATGAGAGAATTCATAATGATTTTTATGCTACTTATGAGCAAATAAGTGAAAATTTCTATAAAATGTGTGATGAAACTTTAAGAAATACTGAGGGTAGATTAAATATTATTAACGCAGAAGATTTTGAAAATTGTGGTATAGAAATTTTTGTAAAGTTTAAAAATAAGAAAAAGCAACCTTTATCATTGTTATCTGGTGGAGAAAAATCTATGGTTGCAATAGCTTTTATAATGGCGATATTTATGTATAAGCCTAGTCCATTTACATTTTTAGATGAAATAGAAGCTGCTCTTGATGAAAAAAATACAAGAAATTTACTAGCTAAACTTAGAGATTTTACAGATAAATCTCAATTTATACTTATAACACATAATAAAGAAACAATGAAAGAATCTGATAGTATGTTTGGTGTAACAATGAATAAAGAGATTGGGATTTCTAAGATTGTATCTCCAGATAGAATAAGAAAGATTATGAATGAAATTAAGACTGAATAG